TGCTGACATAGAGCGCCCTTGGTTTTTTGGCAAGCATCACGGCACGGCCGGGAGAGGAGGAGAAACTATATTGACTTATCAAGTTATATTGATATAGTTGGGGGCATCGAAACCGTTTTTTCCGATCCACCGTTCCCAGGAGTTATGTCATGCAGATCGCCCAGGCTCTTCGCCAGGCAACCAGGCCTTTTGTTTCTTTGGAATTTTTTCCCCCTGCCGAGGAATGTCATCTGCCGGAGTTCTACAAGACCGTGGAGCGTCTGCGTTCGGTCGATCCCCTCTTCCTGTCCGTCACCTACGGTGCGGGCGGCGGCAAGCAGCAGAACACGCTGGACGTCACGGCAGAACTGGCCCGGCGGGGCTTCACCGTCATGGCCCATCTGACCTGCGTGGGCGCCGAGCCGCAGGCCATCAGCGATTTCGTGGGCAAGCTGCGCCGTGCCGGGGTCCACAACGTGCTGGCCCTGCGCGGTGATGCGCCGCGCGGCGCGAGCGGCTGGGACTGGAACGCGGGGCATTTCCACAATGCCCGTGATCTCGTGCACTTCCTGCGCTCGGAGCATCCCGACCTGGGCATCGCTGTGGCGGGCTATCCCGCGCCCCATCCCGATGCGGCCACCTTCGCCTCGGATCGGGCCTATCTGGCCGACAAGCTGCGCGCCGGGGCGGACTTCGTCATCACCCAGCTTTTCTTCGACGTGCGCGAATACGAGTCCCTGGTCAGCTCGCTGCGCGCCGCCGGACTGGAGGCGCCGGTCATCCCGGGCATCCTGCCCATCCAGAGCTTCGACTCCCTGCGCCGCGTGCTGTCGCTGTGCGGGGCCAACATCCCGGGCAAGCTCTATCTGGAGCTGGAAGCGGCCCACAACAAGGGGGGCGTGGAGGCCGTGCGCGAGGCGGGCCTGCGCTTCGCCGTGCGCCAGATCCGGCAGCTGCTGGATTGCGGCGCGCCCGGCATCCATCTGTACAGCCTCAACAAATCCGAGATGTGCCTGCGCCTGGTGGAAGAAGCGGGCCTGTAGATCCCGTGCCGCATGGCGGAAGGCCGCGGCATAAGGGTGCCGCCGGGATCGTCCGCGGTCCCGGCGCCGGGCGGGAAGGGCATGTCCCTTCCCGTTTCTGATGGCCGCCGCGACGGGACCGCCGCAGGGACAGGGGCCGCCTTCGTGGCGGGCAGGGCTGCCCGGCGCGTGCAGGGCGTCCGCCTCCGGTGCGGCAGATCCGGGGACAGCCCCGCAGCCCGCGCAGCATAGCGCCCGCGGGGGATGTGCTTTTTTTCACGATACTCGTCTCCTGTTGACCGTCCCCGCCCCCGGGTTTTAGGGTTGCCCATGAGTATCGCAAAAGAACATCGCTGGTTGTTGCTGGCTGTCTGCGCGGCGCAGTTCTTCATGCCGTTCATGGTGGCCGGGGTCAACGCCGTCCTGCCGCCCCTGGGGGAAAGCCTGGGCGCCAGTGCGCGCGAGCTCAGCCTGCTGGGGGCCGTCTACACGCTGGGGCTGGTGGTGTTCCAGCTGGCCGGCGGCACCCTGGGCGACATCTACGGGCGGCGCCGGATCTTCCTTTTCGGCCTGAGCCTGTTCAGTGTGCTGGCCCTTGTGCTGGGCTTCATCCCGTATATCGACCTTTTCATCGGCCTGCGCCTGTTCCAGGGCATGGGGGCCGCCATGCTGAGCTCGGCCAGCCTGGCCCTGCTGGCGTCCGCCGCGCCCAAGGAGATGCGGGCCAGCTATCTGGGCCTCAGCAATGTGGCCGTCTACGCGGGCATCGCCTGCGGGCCGCCGGTGGGCGGCCTTGTGGCCGGCTGGCTGGGCTGGCGCTGGCTGTTCTGGGGCACGGGCCTGGCCGCCCTGGCCGCCATGTGCATCATGGTCTTCCGGGTGCCCCTGGAATGGCGCACCGCCGGCGAGGAACCCTTCGACGTGCCGGGCTGCCTGCTCTACGGCGGGGCCATGGCGGCACTGACCTTCGGCGCCTCCTGCATCGCGGACGACCATCTGCTGGGCGGGGGGCTCTTCCTGCTCTGCCTCGTGCTGCTGGCCTGCTTCGTCTGGCGGGAGCTGCGCAGCCCCTTCCCCATGGTGGACGTGCGCCTGCTGCGCAGCAACAGGGTCCTCAGCCTGTCGCTGGTGGCGGCCTTCGTCAACTACTGTTCCTTTTTCGGCATGGTCTTTTTTTTCAGCCTCTACCTGCAGGTGGGGCGGGGCTTCAGCGTGCAGGAAGCCGGTCTGCTGCTGGCGCTGCAGGCCGCCGTGCAGTCCCTGTCCAGTCCGCTGGCCGCCCGCCTCTGCGACCGCTATGACCAGGGCCTCATCAGCACCGCCGGGACGGTGTTCTGCGGCCTGGGCCTGCTGAGCGCCGCCTTCCTGGACATGGATTCCTCGCTCTGGGTCATCGTGGGCGCGCAATGCCTCATCGGCGCCGGCGTCAGCCTGTTCGCCCTGCCCAACACCACCATCATCCTCGAGGCGGCCGGGCCCCAGCGGGTGGGACAGGCTTCCGGGCTGGTGGGCACGGTGCGCACGGCCGGCATGCTGGGCAACCTGACCATCATCACCCTGACCCTGAGCCTTTTTCTGGGCCATGAGCCGGTGGGCAGGGACAATATCGGCGCCTTCCTGCACTGCATGCGGGTGGACATGGTGCTGTTCGGCGTCCTGAGCCTGCTGGCCGTGGGCTGTACCCTGGCCCGCAACCGCAGCGGCACGAAGGCCGCCTGAACCGGAGGAACGATGCCATGAAGATAATCGCCATCAACGGCAGCCCGCGCAAAAAGGGCAATACGGCCACGGTGCTGGATCATTTTCTGGAAGGGGCCCGCAGCGCCGGGGCGGACACGGAACTGGTCCACCTTTACGGCCTGCATGCTTCCGGCTGCCGCAGCTGTTTCGCCTGCAAGCGCCTGGGCGGGGCCTCGTACGGACATTGCGCCCTGAAGGACGATCTTGCGCCCGTGCTGGCCGCCCTGGAGCAGGCCGACGGCCTGGTCCTGGGCAGCCCTGTCTATTTCGGCAACGTGACGGGCGCCATGCGTTCGTTCCAGGAACGCCTGTGCTTCCCCTATGTG
This is a stretch of genomic DNA from Desulfovibrio piger. It encodes these proteins:
- a CDS encoding flavodoxin family protein, coding for MKIIAINGSPRKKGNTATVLDHFLEGARSAGADTELVHLYGLHASGCRSCFACKRLGGASYGHCALKDDLAPVLAALEQADGLVLGSPVYFGNVTGAMRSFQERLCFPYVVYDRQGSTIAPRRLATACIYTMNVDAATMRQYGYPATLAVMEGYLGRIFSEPAVLYVNDTWQFDDYARYKADRFSVADKRRQREEQFPQDCRQAFVMGREMARKLAGPAA
- a CDS encoding MFS transporter, producing the protein MSIAKEHRWLLLAVCAAQFFMPFMVAGVNAVLPPLGESLGASARELSLLGAVYTLGLVVFQLAGGTLGDIYGRRRIFLFGLSLFSVLALVLGFIPYIDLFIGLRLFQGMGAAMLSSASLALLASAAPKEMRASYLGLSNVAVYAGIACGPPVGGLVAGWLGWRWLFWGTGLAALAAMCIMVFRVPLEWRTAGEEPFDVPGCLLYGGAMAALTFGASCIADDHLLGGGLFLLCLVLLACFVWRELRSPFPMVDVRLLRSNRVLSLSLVAAFVNYCSFFGMVFFFSLYLQVGRGFSVQEAGLLLALQAAVQSLSSPLAARLCDRYDQGLISTAGTVFCGLGLLSAAFLDMDSSLWVIVGAQCLIGAGVSLFALPNTTIILEAAGPQRVGQASGLVGTVRTAGMLGNLTIITLTLSLFLGHEPVGRDNIGAFLHCMRVDMVLFGVLSLLAVGCTLARNRSGTKAA
- a CDS encoding methylenetetrahydrofolate reductase; translated protein: MQIAQALRQATRPFVSLEFFPPAEECHLPEFYKTVERLRSVDPLFLSVTYGAGGGKQQNTLDVTAELARRGFTVMAHLTCVGAEPQAISDFVGKLRRAGVHNVLALRGDAPRGASGWDWNAGHFHNARDLVHFLRSEHPDLGIAVAGYPAPHPDAATFASDRAYLADKLRAGADFVITQLFFDVREYESLVSSLRAAGLEAPVIPGILPIQSFDSLRRVLSLCGANIPGKLYLELEAAHNKGGVEAVREAGLRFAVRQIRQLLDCGAPGIHLYSLNKSEMCLRLVEEAGL